One genomic segment of Arthrobacter sp. JZ12 includes these proteins:
- a CDS encoding sugar ABC transporter permease, producing MSAKPVKASYRHQGWVAHVFLLPWMLGMILVTAGPLIASAFLAFTDYDLLTAPEFIGFDNFTRMMEDERFWASTRVTALYVVVSVPLQLAFALFLAIILDKGIKGLPLYRSAFYLPSLLGGSVAIAILWRQLFGDAGLINTVLAFFGIEAGSWLQNPDTAPWTLIVLNIWTFGSPMVIFLAGLRQIPDELLEAAQVDGAGRVRRFFSITIPLLTPIIFLNLILQMIGSFQAFTPAHVVSGGSGGPLDSTLFYTLYIYQEGFVNFDMGYAAAMAWVLLVVIAIATGITFIVSRRWVHYGDE from the coding sequence ATGTCGGCTAAGCCCGTCAAAGCTTCGTACCGGCACCAGGGCTGGGTTGCTCACGTCTTCCTCCTGCCCTGGATGCTTGGGATGATCCTGGTGACGGCAGGCCCGCTGATCGCTTCGGCTTTTCTAGCCTTCACGGACTACGACCTCCTCACTGCCCCCGAGTTCATCGGATTCGATAACTTCACCCGGATGATGGAGGACGAGCGTTTTTGGGCCTCCACGAGGGTCACCGCGCTGTACGTGGTTGTCTCCGTGCCCCTGCAGTTGGCTTTTGCGCTGTTCCTTGCAATCATCCTCGACAAGGGAATCAAAGGACTGCCGCTGTACAGGAGTGCGTTCTACCTACCGTCACTCTTGGGCGGCAGCGTCGCTATCGCAATCCTTTGGCGGCAACTGTTCGGCGACGCCGGCCTGATCAACACGGTCCTTGCCTTCTTCGGAATCGAAGCGGGAAGTTGGCTGCAGAACCCGGACACTGCGCCGTGGACCCTCATAGTTCTCAACATCTGGACGTTCGGTTCACCGATGGTGATCTTCCTTGCCGGTCTACGGCAGATTCCGGATGAGTTGCTCGAGGCCGCACAGGTGGACGGCGCCGGCCGCGTCCGTCGATTCTTCTCGATCACTATCCCGCTGTTGACTCCGATCATCTTCCTGAACCTCATCCTGCAGATGATCGGCTCTTTCCAAGCGTTTACTCCGGCGCACGTCGTCAGCGGCGGCAGCGGAGGTCCGCTCGACTCGACCTTGTTCTACACCCTTTACATCTATCAGGAGGGTTTCGTGAACTTCGACATGGGTTACGCCGCGGCAATGGCATGGGTCCTGCTGGTAGTGATCGCGATCGCAACCGGCATCACTTTCATCGTCTCGCGGCGCTGGGTTCACTACGGAGACGAATAA
- a CDS encoding LacI family DNA-binding transcriptional regulator, whose amino-acid sequence MTSQLPPRKSGRATISDVAALAGVSPAAVSKVFNNTGRISESTSQRIRDAAQKLNWAPSAAAIALRKSRTQAIGLVLNSSSQFPDVGAANVGLISGIESILAPREYGLLLNIFITDTHEESTFYRNLAERQRMDGIILTDSQVGDTRFELVRQLGLPAVLIGTPWKPGVVEYVDADPPAPGFLNRCVIWSISVIGGSHTSVVRQSRCSPASDAMRSKTPLPRSG is encoded by the coding sequence ATGACGTCTCAGCTTCCACCTCGCAAGAGCGGCCGCGCCACCATCTCTGACGTAGCAGCACTCGCGGGCGTTTCTCCGGCGGCTGTGTCCAAAGTATTCAACAACACCGGCCGGATCTCGGAATCGACCAGCCAGCGCATTCGCGATGCGGCCCAAAAGCTCAACTGGGCACCGAGCGCCGCTGCGATCGCGCTCCGCAAATCCCGCACACAGGCCATAGGCCTGGTCCTTAACAGTTCCTCGCAGTTTCCCGATGTCGGAGCAGCGAACGTGGGCCTCATATCGGGCATCGAGTCCATCCTCGCTCCGAGAGAGTACGGACTTCTGCTCAACATTTTCATCACGGATACTCACGAAGAATCGACGTTCTACCGAAACCTTGCCGAACGGCAACGCATGGACGGGATCATCCTGACGGACTCTCAGGTCGGAGATACCCGGTTCGAGCTGGTCCGCCAGCTCGGCCTTCCCGCGGTGCTGATCGGTACCCCATGGAAGCCCGGAGTCGTGGAGTACGTTGACGCTGATCCCCCAGCGCCGGGATTCCTGAATCGGTGCGTCATCTGGTCGATTTCGGTCATCGGCGGATCGCATACATCGGTGGTCCGGCAGAGTCGGTGCTCCCCAGCATCCGACGCAATGCGTTCGAAGACACCCTTGCCTCGCTCGGGTTGA
- a CDS encoding beta-galactosidase trimerization domain-containing protein, translated as MFQTNLREIDADLDVEDALDAIQDHGANVWLLNVGGILSHYPTDLPFQTRNPLLRSRSSGDLVGDAVAAAHERGVRLLARMDFSKVHPRIAQEHPEWCFVSRTGELQVFEDLVSVCPSGEYYQERTLEIIDEVLDRYPVDGFFFNWFGFNEVDYGSRVHGVCHCSSCRRKFTEFTGIDELPEHSSAPGYLDWKRFSAHTVDALTAKIRAHIADRKPEAGLILGRSADILFHEANNALGRTLWPHATSEAVGGFRVSQPQKPVLVNSVAFFDMPYRMADEQPHMFAQYFTQTIARGGNPSTYIMGAPGRIRYDCLPAAAAVTRFHRDHAAIYQDLLPAARVGLIKPDSLSTSPDRYSDSLSEYHGLFSSLVERHVPFDIVPAGSLARVPLARFHVLVLPDLPVLKEDQDGALENFVRNGGRVLATGASGVRHDGTVSDWLPGERRTNVHCDPHALKSSYVQVDRSDQVEGSALVPRYGRHHSLLWRIDARLRHRVVPSAPYGPPEKAYGHVHGGEHALGERSFGAGRAIQVPWTPGSAYRDLSLTRIRDAAVDLVVELLGPDVQVTVEAPEQLEVVLGHSDAGLVIHLLNHSGQRRNGFGPAVPFTGVTVRVPGAAGQRVHSLVSPEGMSTTIVGNDLVLTLDEVGDFEVLVLEGRQP; from the coding sequence ATGTTCCAGACGAATCTCCGCGAGATCGATGCCGACCTCGATGTTGAGGACGCCCTCGACGCCATTCAGGACCACGGCGCCAACGTCTGGCTCCTGAACGTTGGTGGGATTCTTTCCCACTACCCAACCGACCTACCGTTCCAAACACGGAATCCGCTGCTTAGATCACGGTCGAGCGGTGATCTGGTGGGGGACGCAGTTGCCGCTGCCCATGAACGGGGTGTGCGACTTCTCGCCCGCATGGACTTCTCCAAGGTGCATCCGCGTATTGCACAGGAGCACCCCGAATGGTGTTTCGTTTCCAGGACCGGTGAACTGCAGGTCTTCGAAGACCTGGTAAGCGTCTGCCCGAGCGGCGAGTACTACCAGGAACGCACACTGGAGATTATCGATGAGGTCCTGGATCGGTACCCGGTCGACGGCTTCTTCTTCAATTGGTTCGGCTTCAATGAAGTGGATTACGGATCCCGTGTGCACGGGGTGTGCCACTGCAGTTCATGTAGGAGGAAATTCACCGAATTCACCGGCATCGACGAACTGCCCGAACATTCCTCGGCACCTGGATATCTCGATTGGAAACGGTTCTCAGCGCACACCGTTGACGCGCTGACCGCAAAGATCCGGGCGCATATTGCAGATCGAAAACCCGAGGCAGGTCTCATTTTGGGTCGATCGGCGGACATCCTGTTCCACGAGGCCAACAACGCGCTTGGCAGGACACTCTGGCCGCACGCCACCTCTGAGGCCGTCGGTGGGTTCCGCGTTTCGCAACCACAGAAGCCCGTCCTCGTGAACTCCGTTGCCTTTTTCGACATGCCATACCGGATGGCGGACGAACAACCCCACATGTTTGCGCAGTACTTCACCCAGACGATTGCGCGTGGAGGCAATCCTTCGACGTACATCATGGGGGCGCCGGGACGGATTAGGTACGACTGCCTCCCGGCGGCCGCGGCCGTCACCCGTTTCCACCGCGATCATGCTGCCATCTATCAGGATTTGCTTCCCGCCGCGCGAGTTGGACTGATCAAGCCTGACTCACTGAGCACATCGCCGGACCGGTACTCGGACTCCCTGTCGGAGTACCACGGTCTCTTTTCCTCGTTGGTTGAGCGGCACGTCCCGTTCGACATCGTTCCGGCTGGGAGCCTGGCACGCGTCCCACTAGCACGGTTCCATGTGCTGGTTCTGCCAGATCTCCCGGTTTTGAAAGAAGATCAGGATGGCGCGTTGGAAAACTTTGTACGAAACGGAGGCCGGGTGTTGGCCACGGGTGCCAGCGGCGTCCGCCATGACGGCACAGTGAGCGACTGGCTTCCCGGGGAACGCCGAACCAACGTCCATTGCGACCCACATGCCCTCAAATCCTCCTATGTGCAAGTAGATCGGTCCGATCAGGTTGAGGGTTCGGCGCTGGTTCCCCGGTATGGCCGACACCACTCTCTCCTCTGGCGGATTGACGCGCGCCTGCGCCATCGAGTCGTTCCGTCTGCGCCCTACGGTCCGCCCGAGAAAGCGTACGGGCACGTTCACGGAGGAGAACATGCGCTGGGTGAGCGCTCCTTCGGGGCTGGACGCGCCATCCAGGTTCCCTGGACGCCCGGCTCCGCATACCGCGACCTTTCACTGACGAGGATCAGGGACGCGGCAGTCGACCTTGTCGTCGAACTCCTGGGTCCCGACGTGCAGGTCACTGTCGAGGCGCCCGAGCAGCTGGAGGTGGTACTGGGACACTCGGATGCGGGCCTGGTCATTCACCTGCTCAACCATTCCGGTCAACGCCGGAATGGTTTCGGCCCGGCGGTTCCCTTTACTGGAGTTACGGTTCGGGTTCCAGGAGCCGCCGGGCAGCGGGTGCATAGCCTTGTGTCTCCGGAAGGGATGTCGACGACCATCGTGGGCAACGACCTTGTGCTGACGCTCGACGAGGTCGGAGACTTCGAGGTCCTTGTGCTGGAGGGCAGGCAGCCGTGA
- a CDS encoding ABC transporter substrate-binding protein, which yields MQDISRRNFLAFTGIGALSLSAVGLSGCAPSGGGEAGNSTIRFAWWGGADRQKAYLSSLETFGAEHPTITVEPEFGDYNAYQERMTTQMAAKDVPEVFWIPSPAVLTYRDAGIYRSLEDVDSLDLSAFTEKEIELYRLDGELNTLPKSMFSPVLRYNKTFMEEDGVALPENLTWDNLAEFLTDYTKNNPSGRRGTTYGPYHDMPFESFLRQNGEDLWSQEGTLGASTDGVAAWIEWWERLRKAGVTTTVSEQDGIEPGWSDVGDKVLVTFANSNHIVDDAAAFPDYEFDQRDMPALEDAAAGYHFTYYSRFAMYSGIEDDRIQAAGELMSFNLNSIDLLKLVGLSAGAPPSSKLLAEYEEFATPDEQKVIAITKEVAATEQRPRYEAPAGSGSWRTMLTRELEAVTLGERSVSDAANNFVSGVSAEIEKA from the coding sequence ATGCAGGACATCAGCCGTAGGAACTTCCTTGCCTTCACCGGGATTGGCGCGCTCTCTTTGAGCGCGGTGGGTCTCAGCGGATGTGCTCCGTCCGGTGGAGGCGAGGCCGGGAACAGCACAATCCGCTTCGCCTGGTGGGGAGGAGCGGACCGTCAGAAGGCCTACCTCAGTTCTCTTGAAACCTTCGGTGCGGAACATCCCACCATCACGGTTGAGCCGGAATTCGGCGACTACAACGCCTATCAGGAACGCATGACAACCCAGATGGCGGCGAAGGACGTTCCCGAGGTCTTCTGGATCCCCTCGCCTGCTGTTCTGACGTACCGGGATGCCGGTATCTACCGCAGCCTCGAGGACGTCGATTCACTGGACCTCAGTGCCTTCACGGAGAAGGAGATCGAGCTGTACCGATTGGACGGTGAACTCAACACTCTGCCGAAGTCGATGTTCAGCCCGGTTCTGCGTTACAACAAGACTTTCATGGAGGAGGATGGGGTAGCGCTGCCCGAAAACCTGACGTGGGACAACCTCGCTGAGTTCCTGACCGACTACACCAAGAACAACCCGAGTGGCCGCAGGGGAACTACGTACGGTCCGTACCACGACATGCCGTTTGAGTCGTTCCTTCGCCAGAACGGCGAGGACCTGTGGAGCCAGGAAGGCACGCTTGGTGCCAGCACCGACGGGGTCGCGGCTTGGATTGAGTGGTGGGAAAGGCTGCGAAAGGCCGGAGTTACCACCACAGTCAGCGAGCAGGATGGAATCGAACCGGGGTGGTCGGACGTCGGTGACAAGGTGCTGGTGACGTTCGCCAACTCCAATCACATTGTTGATGATGCGGCAGCCTTCCCTGACTACGAGTTTGACCAGCGCGATATGCCGGCCCTCGAGGATGCTGCTGCCGGTTATCACTTCACCTACTACAGCCGGTTCGCCATGTACTCCGGCATCGAAGACGACCGGATCCAGGCAGCAGGCGAGCTGATGAGCTTCAACCTGAACTCGATCGACCTGCTCAAGTTGGTGGGACTTTCGGCAGGAGCACCGCCCAGTTCCAAGCTTCTGGCTGAATACGAGGAGTTCGCCACACCTGACGAGCAGAAGGTCATCGCTATTACCAAAGAGGTCGCAGCCACGGAACAGCGTCCTCGTTACGAGGCTCCGGCCGGATCCGGTTCCTGGCGGACCATGCTCACGCGCGAGCTGGAAGCGGTCACACTCGGTGAACGCAGCGTCTCCGACGCCGCCAACAATTTCGTGAGTGGAGTCAGCGCCGAAATCGAGAAGGCCTGA
- a CDS encoding carbohydrate ABC transporter permease — MSTIDPVMKLDSGLEPVARSPRRHMERRRNLRRHVFLLIFAGLMLYPLVWMVISSFKPSNLILSQTGLIPSEVTLENYSGGWNALGTPFTTFFINSGLIAVGSILGNLFSCSLTAYALARLDFRGNKLYFSLTLLTMMLPFHVLIIPQYILFAELGWINTYAPLLIPKLLASDAVFIFLMVQFIRTIPKELDQAAMLDGAGPFRIFWSVILPLMQPALITTTIFTFIWTWNDYFGPLLYLTKTKLYTVPVALKSLVDTETQSGIGIMFAMSLISLIPILLFFLFAQKYIIKGIATTGIK, encoded by the coding sequence ATGTCCACAATCGACCCTGTCATGAAGCTTGACTCCGGGCTTGAACCGGTAGCGCGGTCCCCACGTCGCCACATGGAACGTCGAAGGAACCTCCGTCGGCACGTCTTCCTACTGATCTTCGCCGGCCTGATGCTGTACCCCCTTGTATGGATGGTTATCAGCTCCTTCAAACCGAGCAACCTTATTCTGTCCCAGACCGGCCTCATCCCGTCCGAGGTCACCCTCGAGAACTATTCCGGTGGATGGAACGCACTGGGTACGCCCTTCACGACGTTCTTCATAAACTCGGGGCTTATCGCAGTCGGGTCGATCCTTGGGAACTTGTTCTCCTGTTCTCTGACGGCCTACGCGCTTGCCCGGCTCGACTTCCGTGGAAACAAGCTGTACTTCTCGCTGACTCTGCTGACCATGATGTTGCCGTTCCACGTCCTGATCATTCCGCAGTACATCCTGTTCGCTGAGCTCGGATGGATTAATACCTACGCTCCGCTGCTCATCCCCAAATTGCTGGCGTCCGATGCAGTATTCATTTTCCTGATGGTGCAGTTCATCCGCACCATCCCTAAGGAGCTGGACCAGGCCGCCATGCTCGACGGAGCCGGACCCTTCCGGATCTTCTGGTCCGTCATCTTGCCGCTTATGCAACCGGCGCTGATTACGACGACGATCTTCACCTTCATCTGGACATGGAATGACTACTTCGGGCCGCTCCTCTACCTCACGAAGACGAAGTTGTATACCGTACCGGTCGCTCTCAAATCCCTCGTAGACACCGAAACACAGAGTGGTATCGGAATCATGTTCGCCATGTCGCTGATCTCCCTGATTCCCATCCTGCTCTTCTTCCTCTTCGCGCAGAAATACATCATCAAGGGCATCGCCACGACAGGAATCAAATGA
- a CDS encoding family 10 glycosylhydrolase, with protein sequence MTTETYTGRSSIQMPAWYHGEQRWTQLTFVEDDPLTFDINQWAEVMERTSSTAICISAGGYIAFYPTKIPLHYRSAYLGNRDLFGEVVDLARSRGMAVMARVDPHAVHQDVRDAHPEWIARTEDGEFFEHWAYRGIYVTDAYGGYNWEFTTEVAREIAADYDVDAIFANRWQGHSPSYTDTARRLFHDASGLELPTSADPVGGERWVAYHRWRRSRLSELVAHWDRAVQAVKPTVRFIPNLGSFAARELDDSVASNHVPFFLVDHQARNEGETQWAAGRDAKRTRSIYPDKPVGLITSVGPESHGYRWKDSVNASAETVTWIVDGFVHGAFPWFTKFAARIHDRRWVPAVERAFQLHRTAAPLWQDARPAAEVCVWDVDGPLVSPSARKAGNGIYQALVELRVPFEYVNERSQHRLFAAETRLLIMPEVSEIGLEAASAVEQFVRNGGSLVVIGTGPVKPDGNLLITELLGAQLVERRDEVVKNNYIVPAEGTGLSTGLDGAGRIIGGTRLATLRTPPAVSVDWRFVPDHPDLPMEEVYPRSEAVVPAVFGAPVGDGYVRVIAFNASELYAEVLLEDHLTLLGNVVREGLGGGSAVLLEGPGLIDCASWVQDDGYTFAFANLTGTAALRGQQRSVWPLEDLCATIDVSRLAVAAGRDVQPADLTVRVFGANGQVEETEWALDNSGAVRVQLGEVHELGAIRLDW encoded by the coding sequence ATGACAACGGAGACGTACACCGGCCGGAGCTCGATTCAGATGCCGGCCTGGTACCACGGCGAACAACGATGGACCCAACTCACCTTCGTAGAGGATGACCCGCTCACCTTCGATATCAACCAATGGGCAGAAGTAATGGAGCGGACCTCCTCCACTGCAATCTGTATAAGCGCAGGAGGATATATCGCGTTCTACCCCACGAAAATCCCGCTCCACTACCGCAGCGCGTACCTTGGCAACCGGGACCTGTTCGGGGAAGTCGTAGACCTGGCCCGTTCTCGTGGCATGGCCGTCATGGCGCGAGTCGACCCGCACGCCGTACATCAGGACGTCCGGGATGCCCATCCCGAGTGGATAGCGCGGACTGAAGATGGCGAGTTTTTCGAGCATTGGGCCTACCGCGGAATCTACGTAACAGACGCCTATGGCGGTTACAACTGGGAATTCACCACTGAGGTCGCACGCGAGATCGCGGCTGACTATGACGTCGACGCGATCTTCGCCAACCGCTGGCAGGGTCACAGCCCCTCGTATACCGACACGGCCCGTCGTCTGTTCCATGACGCGAGCGGACTGGAGCTACCGACCTCCGCGGATCCGGTCGGCGGTGAGCGGTGGGTGGCCTACCACCGTTGGAGACGCAGCAGGTTGAGCGAATTGGTGGCGCACTGGGATAGAGCAGTTCAGGCAGTGAAACCCACAGTACGCTTCATCCCCAACCTTGGTTCTTTTGCGGCACGAGAACTCGACGACTCGGTGGCCAGTAACCATGTGCCGTTCTTCCTGGTGGACCATCAGGCACGGAATGAGGGAGAGACACAGTGGGCCGCCGGTCGTGACGCAAAGCGCACACGCTCGATCTATCCCGACAAACCCGTCGGCCTCATAACCTCCGTGGGACCGGAGTCTCACGGGTACCGGTGGAAGGACTCAGTCAACGCCTCAGCCGAAACCGTGACGTGGATCGTTGACGGTTTTGTCCATGGCGCGTTTCCGTGGTTCACAAAATTCGCCGCCCGCATTCATGATCGTCGCTGGGTTCCCGCCGTGGAGCGCGCTTTCCAGTTGCATCGGACCGCAGCACCCCTATGGCAGGACGCTCGGCCCGCCGCCGAAGTCTGCGTCTGGGATGTCGACGGTCCGCTGGTGAGTCCAAGCGCGAGGAAAGCAGGCAACGGTATCTATCAGGCGCTGGTCGAGCTCAGGGTGCCGTTCGAGTACGTGAACGAGCGTAGCCAACACCGCCTGTTTGCCGCGGAAACGCGCCTGCTGATCATGCCGGAAGTTTCTGAGATCGGTCTGGAGGCAGCTTCCGCCGTGGAGCAATTCGTTCGCAACGGGGGGTCCCTGGTCGTGATCGGGACGGGGCCCGTGAAGCCGGATGGGAACCTGCTGATCACTGAACTGCTCGGTGCGCAGTTGGTTGAACGCCGAGATGAGGTTGTAAAGAACAACTACATCGTTCCCGCTGAGGGGACAGGTCTCTCCACCGGTCTCGACGGGGCTGGCAGAATAATAGGCGGAACGCGGCTCGCCACCTTGCGGACACCGCCCGCAGTCAGTGTTGACTGGCGCTTCGTACCTGACCATCCGGATCTCCCTATGGAGGAGGTGTACCCCCGCTCTGAAGCGGTGGTACCGGCGGTCTTCGGGGCACCTGTCGGAGACGGCTACGTTCGGGTCATCGCCTTCAATGCCTCGGAGCTGTACGCCGAAGTCTTGCTGGAGGATCATCTGACCCTGCTGGGCAACGTTGTGCGTGAAGGGCTCGGTGGTGGTTCCGCTGTCCTTCTGGAGGGACCAGGACTCATAGATTGCGCCAGTTGGGTTCAGGACGACGGCTACACTTTCGCTTTCGCGAACCTGACGGGAACAGCTGCTCTTCGTGGCCAGCAGAGAAGTGTGTGGCCGCTTGAGGATCTCTGCGCAACAATCGACGTCAGCCGCCTCGCCGTGGCTGCCGGCCGCGACGTTCAACCGGCGGATCTAACGGTCCGCGTCTTCGGAGCCAACGGTCAAGTAGAAGAAACGGAATGGGCCCTGGACAATTCAGGAGCGGTGCGCGTCCAGCTTGGCGAGGTGCATGAGCTGGGTGCCATCCGGCTGGACTGGTAG
- a CDS encoding glycoside-pentoside-hexuronide (GPH):cation symporter encodes MFRRRSKPELNQELPAVSVVAYGAGDIANSMTFSTIGMFLLVYYTDVAGIPAAAAGSVLLFAGLFNGFTDVVAGRIADRNPQRRLGKFRPFLLLGALPLGLCVAMFHVPDIDPAGALTYAYLSYFAFCLVYSMVNVPYGALAGAITRHPRGRARLASARTVGGLTTTSFLGIFIAPQLTNDADIQGILTTLTLSFAVLGTMLYAFTALATREHIPQSAPKLSLREAAAVLRGNGPLLILCLSSLLFMTSNVALNTAKIFYLREVFHRLDLFAVVAAAQVVITLALAATVPRMVARWGKRAIYISGGLAGAAGGIVVFIAPENLVGLALAGMFLNLLGSAAMSIVMWALVADTVEYGEWKSGHRTDGINYSLLASTRKFGMACGGGLAAFALAWGGYTSGAPEQSTTAELGIRAAAGLVPAIILLLAVGAMAWYRLTDKTHAYLVAQIQQRNVEPEAPTR; translated from the coding sequence ATGTTTCGTCGCCGCTCCAAACCTGAACTGAACCAGGAACTCCCCGCAGTCAGCGTCGTTGCCTATGGCGCCGGTGACATCGCCAACAGCATGACCTTCAGTACCATCGGCATGTTCCTGCTCGTCTACTACACCGACGTAGCCGGCATACCGGCCGCGGCAGCCGGATCGGTACTGCTGTTTGCCGGACTGTTCAACGGCTTCACGGATGTTGTGGCCGGCCGCATCGCCGACCGCAATCCGCAGCGACGACTCGGGAAGTTCCGCCCGTTCCTGCTGCTGGGCGCCCTTCCGCTCGGACTCTGCGTCGCGATGTTCCATGTGCCCGATATCGACCCAGCAGGCGCCCTGACCTACGCCTACCTCTCCTACTTCGCGTTCTGCCTGGTCTACAGCATGGTCAACGTGCCCTACGGCGCACTCGCCGGCGCGATCACCCGGCACCCACGCGGCCGCGCCCGGCTCGCGAGCGCCCGCACGGTCGGTGGCCTCACCACAACCTCCTTCCTCGGCATCTTCATCGCCCCTCAACTGACCAACGACGCCGACATCCAGGGCATCCTGACCACCCTCACCCTCTCCTTCGCTGTGCTGGGCACGATGCTCTATGCGTTCACGGCACTGGCCACGCGCGAACATATCCCCCAGTCAGCGCCAAAACTCTCGCTACGCGAAGCCGCCGCAGTGCTGCGCGGCAACGGACCGCTCCTGATCCTGTGCCTCAGTTCGCTTCTGTTCATGACCTCCAACGTTGCCCTCAATACCGCCAAAATCTTCTACCTTCGGGAGGTCTTCCACCGCCTCGACCTCTTCGCCGTTGTGGCCGCAGCCCAGGTGGTGATCACTCTCGCCCTCGCCGCAACCGTCCCGCGCATGGTGGCCCGCTGGGGCAAACGAGCCATCTACATCAGCGGCGGACTGGCAGGCGCGGCGGGCGGCATCGTCGTCTTCATTGCGCCCGAAAACCTGGTGGGACTGGCACTGGCCGGGATGTTTCTCAACCTGCTCGGCTCGGCGGCGATGAGCATCGTGATGTGGGCGCTGGTGGCCGACACAGTGGAATACGGTGAGTGGAAATCCGGCCATCGCACCGACGGCATCAACTACTCACTCCTCGCGTCGACCCGAAAGTTCGGCATGGCCTGCGGCGGCGGCCTTGCGGCCTTCGCACTCGCCTGGGGCGGCTACACGTCGGGGGCGCCTGAGCAGAGTACGACGGCGGAACTCGGCATCCGCGCGGCCGCCGGTCTGGTGCCGGCGATCATCCTGCTCCTCGCCGTGGGTGCCATGGCCTGGTACCGGCTGACCGACAAGACGCACGCCTACCTCGTGGCCCAGATCCAACAGCGGAACGTGGAACCGGAGGCGCCCACGCGGTAG
- a CDS encoding substrate-binding domain-containing protein: protein MVDFGHRRIAYIGGPAESVLPSIRRNAFEDTLASLGLKPHAVINTRYSPAKAASETARLLDEPESPTAIMYGTDTMAIAGMRTAQSRGLHVPRDLSVVGFEGLQIGEWIDPQLTTVQRFAVQRGRAAAAKLIGLLGETVAEEVPLEKPVLVVRGSTGPAPKR from the coding sequence CTGGTCGATTTCGGTCATCGGCGGATCGCATACATCGGTGGTCCGGCAGAGTCGGTGCTCCCCAGCATCCGACGCAATGCGTTCGAAGACACCCTTGCCTCGCTCGGGTTGAAGCCCCACGCGGTGATCAACACCAGATACTCACCGGCCAAGGCGGCCAGCGAAACCGCGCGCCTGCTCGATGAGCCGGAGTCCCCCACCGCCATCATGTACGGCACCGACACCATGGCTATCGCCGGCATGCGCACCGCGCAGAGCCGCGGTCTGCATGTTCCTCGCGATCTGTCGGTGGTGGGGTTCGAAGGACTTCAGATCGGTGAATGGATTGATCCGCAGTTGACCACTGTGCAGCGTTTCGCGGTGCAGCGCGGCCGTGCAGCGGCCGCCAAACTGATAGGGCTTCTCGGCGAGACCGTCGCCGAGGAGGTCCCGCTCGAGAAGCCCGTACTTGTGGTGCGAGGATCTACCGGACCTGCACCGAAGCGATGA
- a CDS encoding D-2-hydroxyacid dehydrogenase produces the protein MTTSVDVVLVRGSQAASLAERLRVEYPKVQVVSAADLDVDPARITIVAGNVRDDELPVFSSLEWVHSWAAGVESEVGPRLRSSGIPITSSAGNGAVPLAEHAMMLALMLNRKAVRWIDSQRDRRWERFVHSELAGQTMGIYGFGNVGRELALRARAFGMRVIALRRRPDMDADLVDRMFGPDQLHSFAAACDVLVVAAALTPDSEGAIDSSVLVKLPDGAHVIVISRGNIVRDSDLLDALRSGKVAAAGLDAHAVEPLPSDSPYWTLPGVIITPHNGATTAATATRGVEIFLDNLRRRSSNRPYRNRVDVSALA, from the coding sequence GTGACCACATCGGTTGACGTGGTGCTGGTGCGCGGCAGTCAAGCCGCTTCCCTCGCTGAACGGCTGCGCGTGGAGTATCCGAAGGTACAGGTGGTTTCAGCCGCTGACCTAGACGTTGACCCCGCCAGGATCACCATCGTTGCGGGCAACGTGCGGGATGATGAACTGCCAGTTTTCTCTTCGCTCGAATGGGTTCACTCCTGGGCAGCGGGAGTCGAGTCCGAGGTCGGGCCCCGGTTGCGAAGCAGTGGCATCCCGATCACCTCGTCTGCGGGTAACGGTGCCGTTCCGTTGGCCGAGCACGCGATGATGCTTGCACTCATGCTGAACCGTAAAGCGGTTCGATGGATCGACTCCCAACGCGACCGCCGCTGGGAACGGTTCGTCCATTCGGAACTCGCCGGACAGACGATGGGCATCTACGGGTTCGGCAATGTGGGCCGCGAGCTGGCTCTGCGGGCACGCGCTTTCGGCATGCGGGTCATCGCGCTGCGACGTAGACCGGACATGGATGCGGATTTGGTGGACCGGATGTTCGGTCCTGATCAGCTACACAGCTTTGCGGCCGCGTGCGATGTACTCGTCGTGGCAGCGGCACTTACGCCGGATTCCGAGGGCGCCATCGACTCTTCCGTGCTCGTGAAGTTGCCCGACGGAGCCCACGTAATCGTCATCTCTCGCGGGAACATCGTGCGGGATTCGGATTTGTTGGACGCGTTGCGGTCCGGCAAAGTCGCGGCAGCGGGTCTCGACGCGCACGCGGTAGAGCCACTTCCGAGCGATTCGCCTTACTGGACGCTACCGGGGGTCATCATCACACCGCACAACGGTGCAACAACCGCCGCTACCGCTACCCGCGGTGTGGAGATCTTCCTTGACAACTTGCGGAGACGATCCTCCAACCGTCCCTACAGGAACCGGGTCGACGTTTCTGCCTTGGCTTGA